A stretch of Telopea speciosissima isolate NSW1024214 ecotype Mountain lineage chromosome 11, Tspe_v1, whole genome shotgun sequence DNA encodes these proteins:
- the LOC122644583 gene encoding uncharacterized protein LOC122644583: MALESQFLQNVVVLRHGDRIDHADPTWVLSAPRPWDPYLTEGGRMRAFSTGRTLREKLGFPIHRVFTSPFTRCLQTTNEAVSALCAIHDDGSQVTGDNIEIDPSKLKVSIEYGLCEYLSTEAIKTEFLPKDGKFVYEISKLEEMLPAGTVDSSVEPVYKELPKWGESKTDVRDRYKRVIKALADKYPHENLLLVTHAEALVVAITAILEDVTTPTVDYCAYLQTRRVASISDCETLSAKEFEVIGNSGMHYDTVGTS, from the exons ATGGCATTAGAAAGTCAATTTCTGCAAAACGTGGTTGTGTTGAGGCACGGCGATCGGATTGACCATGCAGATCCCACTTGGGTATTATCGGCTCCCAGGCCTTGGGATCCATACCTGACCGAAGGGGGTAGGATGCGAGCATTCTCCACCGGAAGAACACTGAGAGAGAAACTTGGGTTCCCTATTCACAGAGTCTTTACTTCTCCTTTCACCCGTTGCCTCCAGACTACTAATGAGGCCGTCTCTGCTCTCTGTGCTATTCATGATGATGGTTCCCAGGTTACCGGCGATAACATTGAAATCGATCCTTCAAAACTCAAG GTCTCTATTGAGTATGGATTGTGTGAGTACCTAAGTACCGAAGCCATCAAAACTGAATTTCTTCCAAAAGATGGCAAGTTTGTTtatgaaatctcaaagcttgaAGAGATGTTACCAGCTGGAACAGTGGATAGCTCTGTTGAACCTGTTTACAAAGAG TTGCCAAAGTGGGGGGAATCGAAAACTGATGTTAGGGACCGGTATAAACGGGTTATTAAGGCTCTTGCAGATAAATATCCTCACGAAAACTTGTTGCTTGTCACACATG CGGAAGCACTTGTGGTTGCTATCACTGCAATACTGGAGGATGTAACCACGCCTACAGTAGACTATTGTGCATATCTGCAAACCAGAAGAGTAGCCTCAATCAGCGATTGCGAGACATTAAGTGCCAAAGAGTTTGAAGTAATCGGCAATTCTGGCATGCACTACGATACTGTGGGCACATCTTAG
- the LOC122644586 gene encoding 2-methylpropanoate--CoA ligase CCL4-like — protein MDTLKPNSANSSPLTPIGFLERAAIVYGNYTSIIYNNTTYTWSETYRRCRQLASALVSLGIERKQVVTVFAPNIPALYELHFAVPMSGATLNTINTRLDAHTISVLLRHSESKLLFVDYPSRNLILEAISLFPSDTSPPSLYFITDDDVESSLISDPDRTYEGLIAKGDPAFKWIRPESEWDPMVLNYTSGTTSSPKGVVHCHRGLFIMALDTLIDWSVPKQPVFLWVLPMFHGNGWSFTWAMAAVGAINICLRKFDGATIYDAIRRYQVTHMCCAPIVLNMLSSVQQSGPLPNRVQIMTGGSPPPAAILSRMEALGFVLSHGFGMTETAGSIITCAWKPEWDRLPLTDRARLKARQGVRTAATAAIDVVDTKSGASVKWDGSSLGEIVLRGGSITLGYLKNPGATTESMKAGWFHTGDMGVIYPDGYIQIKDRLKDVIISGGENVSSVEVESVLYSNPAVHEAAVVARPDEFWGETPCAFVTLKTSESKKPSEKEIIEFCRAKLPHYMVPKTVIFIDELPKTSTGKIQKFMLRDMAKSLGPLQKSRM, from the exons ATGGATACCCTGAAGCCAAACAGTGCTAATTCTTCTCCACTTACTCCAATAGGTTTCCTTGAACGAGCTGCTATTGTCTATGGAAATTACACTTCCATCATCTACAACAACACCACCTACACATGGTCGGAAACATACCGCCGCTGCCGGCAACTCGCCTCCGCCCTCGTCTCCCTCGGCATCGAAAGAAAGCAAGTCGTCACCGTATTTGCCCCAAATATCCCAGCCCTTTATGAGCTCCATTTTGCTGTCCCCATGAGCGGCGCCACCCTCAACACCATCAACACTCGCCTTGACGCCCACACCATCTCCGTTCTACTCCGTCACAGTGAGTCAAAGCTTCTCTTCGTTGACTATCCCTCTCGCAACCTTATCTTAGAAGCCATCTCTTTATTCCCATCAGACACTTCACCTCCTTCACTCTATTTCATCACCGACGATGATGTGGAATCTTCGCTCATCAGTGATCCTGACCGTACATATGAAGGCCTTATTGCGAAAGGTGATCCGGCATTCAAGTGGATTAGACCGGAGAGTGAGTGGGACCCTATGGTTCTCAATTATACCTCAGGTACCACTTCTTCTCCAAAGGGAGTTGTTCACTGCCATCGTGGGCTGTTCATCATGGCCCTTGATACTCTGATCGATTGGTCAGTACCGAAACAACCCGTATTCTTGTGGGTCCTACCTATGTTCCATGGCAACGGCTGGAGTTTCACTTGGGCAATGGCTGCCGTTGGTGCAATAAACATCTGTCTCCGTAAATTCGATGGAGCAACGATCTACGATGCAATACGTCGCTAccag GTGACCCACATGTGCTGTGCACCTATCGTGCTCAACATGCTATCAAGTGTACAACAGAGTGGACCGTTGCCGAACCGGGTCCAGATCATGACCGGTGGGTCACCCCCACCGGCGGCAATTCTGTCGAGGATGGAAGCTCTAGGATTCGTCCTGAGTCATGGGTTCGGGATGACGGAAACAGCCGGATCCATAATCACGTGTGCATGGAAACCCGAATGGGATCGGTTACCATTGACAGACCGGGCAAGGTTGAAGGCAAGACAAGGGGTGAGGACCGCCGCCACGGCAGCAATAGATGTAGTGGATACCAAGTCAGGGGCGAGTGTGAAGTGGGACGGTTCTTCACTCGGTGAAATCGTTCTGCGGGGTGGGAGTATTACATTGGGTTATTTGAAAAACCCGGGTGCAACAACCGAGTCCATGAAAGCGGGTTGGTTCCATACGGGTGACATGGGTGTAATATACCCAGATGGGTATATACAGATCAAGGACAGATTGAAGGATGTGATTATAAGTGGTGGGGAGAATGTGAGCAGTGTTGAGGTTGAGTCAGTGTTGTACTCTAACCCGGCGGTTCATGAAGCGGCTGTGGTGGCTCGACCGGACGAGTTTTGGGGTGAGACCCCTTGTGCTTTCGTGACCTTGAAGACATCAGAGTCTAAGAAACCATCAGAGAAGGAGATTATAGAGTTCTGTAGAGCTAAGTTGCCCCACTACATGGTCCCTAAGACAGTAATCTTCATTGATGAGCTACCAAAGACATCGACAGGGAAAATTCAGAAGTTTATGCTTAGAGATATGGCCAAGAGTTTGGGTCCTCTTCAGAAGAGTAGGATGTAA